A stretch of Argiope bruennichi chromosome 10, qqArgBrue1.1, whole genome shotgun sequence DNA encodes these proteins:
- the LOC129989063 gene encoding zinc finger protein OZF-like, producing MQLFFSEENKKQVMEKEFAGERLSPEKPLLIHLEKSKQVMENSIETNEKDLVSNLSVKAIDTATDVQTPASTDQQFFTCDVCGKIFLQKWFLTRHILIHTKEGPFPCDVCDKEFSQQCHLNEHSLTHINEKPYPCDVCGKQFLEKRYLIKHFLTHTKVKVHSCDVCNKVFSQKFHLSRHYQLHSNEKPYSCDVCGRKFSQKYYLRCHVRTHTNEKPYTCDICSKKFAQKSNLNEHYRTHTSEKLFSCDVCGKQFFEKRYLNKHFRTHTKERPYSCVICNRQFSQKSDLNKHLRTHTNEKPFSCDVCSKSFSQKRYLKDHYRCHTNEKPFSCDVCKKLFSLKTDLNKHLRTHTNEKPYSCDVCSKNFSQERYLKDHYRTHTTEKPYSCDICNRQFAIKSTLNNHLHTHTNEKPHSCNICNKCFSQKRYLLDHYRTYHKKPFSCVLCSKGFAQKRYLIVHYRNFHGNEISSVCDISGIELN from the coding sequence atgcagttatttttttctgaagaaaataaaaaacaagtgATGGAAAAGGAATTCGCAGGAGAAAGACTGTCACCAGAAAAACCTCTGctcattcatttagaaaaaagtaAACAAGTGATGGAGAATTccattgaaacaaatgaaaaagatcTTGTTAGCAATCTAAGTGTTAAGGCCATTGACACTGCTACAGACGTGCAAACACCAGCTTCCACAGATCAGCAGTTTTTCACTTGCGATGTTTgtggtaaaatatttttgcaaaaatggtTTCTAACGAGACATATTCTTATTCATACGAAAGAAGGCCCTTTTCCTTGTGATGTATGTGATAAAGAATTTTCTCAGCAATGTCATTTAAATGAACATTCTTTAactcatataaatgaaaaaccATATCCTTGTGATGTATGTGGTaagcaatttttagaaaaacgttatttaattaaacattttctcaCTCATACAAAAGTAAAAGTTCATTCTTGTGATGTATGCAATAAAGTATTTtcacagaaatttcatttaagtcgTCATTATCAACTTCATTCAAATGAGAAACCATATTCTTGTGATGTATGTGGTAGAAAGTtttctcagaaatattatttacgtTGCCATGTTCgtactcatacaaatgaaaaaccctATACTTGTGATATATGTAGtaaaaaatttgcacaaaaaagtaatttaaatgagCATTATCGAACTCAtacaagtgaaaaattattttcatgtgatGTATGTGGTAAGCAATTTTTTGAGAAACgttatttaaacaaacatttccgTACTCACACAAAGGAAAGGCCTTATTCTTGTGTTATATGCAATAGACAGTTTTCTCAGAAAAGTGACTTAAATAAACATCTTCgtactcatacaaatgaaaaacctttttcttgTGATGTATGCAGTAAAAGTTTTTCCCAGAAACGTTATTTAAAAGACCATTATAGATgccatacaaatgaaaaacctttCTCTTGTGATGTttgcaaaaaattgttttctttgaaaactgatttaaataaacatcttCGTACTCATACAAATGAGAAACCTTATTCTTGTGATGTATGTTCGAAAAACTTTTCCCAGGAACGTTATTTAAAAGACCATTATCGAACTCATACAACTGAAAAACCTTATTCTTGTGATATATGTAACAGACAATTTGctataaaaagtactttaaataaCCATCTTCAtactcatacaaatgaaaaacctcATTCTTGTAATATATGCAACAAATGTTTTTCTCAGAAACGTTATTTATTAGACCATTATCGTACTTATCATAAAAAACCTTTCTCTTGTGTTTTGTGCAGTAAAGGTTTTGCACAAAAACGTTATTTAATTGTCCATTATCGAAATTTTCATGGAAATGAGATATCTTCTGTTTGTGATATATCAGGTATTGAATTGAACTGA